The Marmota flaviventris isolate mMarFla1 chromosome 5, mMarFla1.hap1, whole genome shotgun sequence genome includes the window ACAGACTTTCCATTTCTCACGGAGATGTCATTTGGGAGATAGTTATGGTAAAATGAAGTCCTCAAAGTGGGTTATAGGATTGATGGTGTTGAAAGGAGatggaattctctctcttcttccaggAAAGGATATGTGTAAGCCAGGAGGAGACCACACCAGGAACTGAATCAGCTGGCTGCTGGACCTGGGTTCCCAGCCTGTAGAACTGCCAGAACCAAGTTCCACTGGAGCAgctcagtctgtggtatttgtCTTGGAGTCCCAGCCGCTGATGCAGGAAGGGACACAAAGATTGCTTATCATACATTATCTGTGTTTGCCTGCTTACTTTCTCATAGCAACTTTGAATCAACTTGTTTGCATCTACAAGTGTGTAGTTTATATGAGATAATCACAGTGACTGGCTTAGGGAACACTGATATCCCTATGAACAATTTTACTGTTTATGAATgtctttttaatttgctttttttcatcttccatttttattctccTCTCATCCACTTGCCTACCTTTTGTTGTCTTGctggaagatttttctttttgatgtttttattattttatggatGTTGTACATAAATAAAGACTttaatatgtggtatatatagtcTTCTACTTTATTGAATATTACTATTTTGAGTCACTTTTCAGGAGATTCTTTTACAatcttcacttttgtttttccctttttgtttgtaTGAATGCCTCTCAAGTAGCACTCAGTGCTGTGATGATGGAGAATGCTTCTCCTCCCTGTGTCCACTTGAACTGTCATGCTGCCTTGGGTCTAAGACACATATGTTCACATTCAGGTCATGCCATCATATTGAAGGTGCTCATTATAAGtgggatattatttttaaagacacttCCTCAGAGTCTATAATGGGTGACATTTGGTTTTCCACAGTGCTATGTGTATGATgaaatacattaatttatttcttaatattgaaCTTGGCTTTAAtgcagaaatacattttaaatgttcttctGCAGTTCTCATGTCTTTATCTTCCCACCAAATTCTTCTTTCAACTTCTAGGTTTTCTCCAAGCCATTTCATCCACTTAGATGGCTTCAGCAGTCCCTGAGGTCTTGctgctttctgaatttttatatttacctTTGACCTCTCTTCTGAGTTGTGGACCATGCATCCACTTACCAGGTGGGCACCCCTACACATCTGATCACAGGGACTTCGAACATAGCATGTCTGAGGTCAGACTGCCCATCATGGCCATTGTTGTGTTTTCCAGTCTGGGTCTACACAGCTGCTTGTACAGATAGCTTGGAAGTAAATGCCTATTTTTGCAGTAGGCATTTACTTCCAAGCTAAAATTAGTACCGTGTTCTATttctactttttcctttcttttttctttttctagggtgaGTTCTCTATGCTGCATTCTTAATGCTCTGTTCCCTGGTATAGGTGGTCATGTGTCACCAGTTTCTTCTCTGACTCTCAACTATTAAGTTTTTCCATTCTCTTTAGGGGAACATTTCAAAAATGCAGATCTGTTTAATCTAGAATGAAAATACAAGACTGCCTGTGagagtattttaattaaaaaattttagatgttgatggacctttattttattcatttgtttatatgcggtgctgagaatcgaacccagtgactcacacatgctaagcaagcattctaccattgagccacaaccccagccacaaccccaacccctccatCCCCCACTGTGAGAGTACTTTATAATCTATCAGTAGTTTCTAAGAAGAGTGAGCACATGAGATTTTAACTGTTGGAATTAGGCAAAACATTTATATTCACATCACTAGGTTGTCAGTCCCCGACACACTTGCTGCCTTTACCACATGTCACAGCCTAGGCAGCCTCACCTAGACTGACACCACTGTAGTTCCGTTAGCCTGGCGTGGGTTCTTTGTAATTTCACAGTCTGATTCCAGGGCCAGGACACATTCATCTAAGTGAAATACATGCTGGGAACATGGAACAAtctgcttttcctcttcttccccacCCTATCTTACTACAAATATGTGGCTTAGTTTATTTAACACAGTATTTCAAGTATGTGTTCATATTGAAGTCTTTACACtagatttatctatttttaggaAAAGAACTTTTTTCATCATGTTTCTGCTGTGAACAAGGACACTTCTAAATCTATAAAGGAAATTCTATAATAGTGGTGTAGGATTACCAAATTAATACAAAGACAAggtatttttattggtattttcCTCTCCCATAATACAAATCAAGCTGTATCTTATAAAAGACATATGTAAGACACACATTCACACAATAGTGAATTCTGTATTTCTGTTCTGACCCAGGGTGGAGGGCTTGGGTTGAGGAGACATGTTCCATTACAGGGGATGGTGTCCTTCAAGTACGTGTCTGTGGACTTCACTTGGGAGGAGTGGCAGGACCTGGAGGAGGCTCAGAGAACCTTCTATAGGGATGTGATGCTGGAGACCTATAGCAGCCTGGTGTCCTTGGGTGAGTGAAATGCCCCAGTGATCTTATTAGAAGCAATTTCATTGTCAGTATTTAGaggaatcatttttaaattttaatactactattatcttattttatctatctatctatctatttatttatttattttaattttgggtaccaggaattgaactcaggggtacttgaccactgagccacatccctagtgccccccaccatCCCAGTCCCCCAACTtcctttttattgaattttattcaaagacagggtctcactgagttgcttagtgccttgtttttgctgaggctggctttgaacttgtgatcctcctaccttagccccccaagctgctggaattacaggtatgcaccacctcCTGTTACAGGTGCACCTGTAATTACCACCACATGCATTACCATCTCTTCTCCACTCTCCCTCCCACACAGCCTTTCCAAGCgtatcttatatatttttaactgacacatagtaattgcacatatttatggggcGAAGTATGgcatttcagtacatgtatatagTGAATTACACAAATTATCAGTAATAGGCAGGTTTGTATTGGGAACATTTAAAAGCtaatagatattttgaaatatttaaagagctGCTCTGCTCTTTTAATTATGCTGCTCTGCtgcagaatattaaaattattcctCCTATGCAGGTGCACCACCACATGCATTACCATCTCTTCTCCACTCTCCCTCCCACACAACCTTTCCATGCTCCAGTAACCACCATTCTCTGTATCTTTGAGATAAACTTTAGCTTCCACTAATAAATgagaatatgcagtatttgtttttctgtgcctgacttattttactttacataaatgtcctccagttccattcatgttgctgcaaatgcatttttaaaaaactgaataacaGTCCCGTGTGCAtacatatcacaatttctttgCCCATTCATCTAAGATGGACATCAGAGTTGATAACCTATCATGGATTTTGTAAGCAGTGCCACAGTAAATGTGCAAGTGCAGGTTCCTCTTCAAAACAAGGAATGAGTTTTCCCTGAATACATATACACCATACTGCTATAAATATGGTCATTCTGTTTCTAGGTTTTAGGGATCTGCAGACTATTTCTCATagtggctgcaccagtttgcactTTTAGAACCAGTGTGGAGGTTTTCCTCTTAGTGCCTCCTGGCCAGCTTTTTGTTCTGTGTCTTAATAATGAGCACCTAAAAGTGGTGTCATGATGGCTTGTTTAGGTTCTGATCTTTCACCTGGTAATTATGGTGTTGAACATTTATTCCTGTGCTCATGGGTATTTGTGTGTCCTCTTGAGAATGCCTGTTCAGGTTATTTGTCCGGTTTTtaactatatgatttttttttttttttttgccattgaaTTGAGttccttattttttccagaagttAATCCCTTTTCagatagtttgcaaatattttctcccattctgtaggttaaaTTTTTACTCTAGATAGTTTGAGCTTCCACTCTGGATAGTTCTTAATATTAAATGCATTCCTGCATTAAATACACATAAGAACTTTCACTGtagataatacattttaaaagttcttctgCAGTTCTCTTGAGAAACGTCTGAGATTCTTATATTTTCCAGAAGGCAATCCCTtgtcattttgcaaatattttctttacagtGTTTAGTTTGTAAACTCCATTggttaatttttgcttttgttgtttttttttttttttttttttttgcaagatcAATGCCTGTGTTTCACTGGTATTTTCCTCTAGTAGTTTAATCATTTCAGGTCTTAGGTATTAAGTGTTTGATCCACTTTGTTGATTTCTCTGTATGGTGAGAATGGGGTCTAACATTGCATATGGATGATCAGTTTCCCACAATTATTGATGAGCTTACTTTCTAAACATATgttcttgctactttgctgaaaatcagttggagattatatatatatatatatcttaataaTGGTTTAATATTGGTTTCTGTTATGTTCCATTGGTCTGGAGTCtgtttatgccagtaccatgctgtggtttaatatttttagttgtagatggacacaatatctttattttatttatttatttttttgtggtgaagagtgaacccagtgcttcacacctgCTATAAATACTCttatctatcactgagctacaaccccaacccaccatgctgttttgattattatCCCTTTGTAGTTTGTTTTGAAGACAGATATTAGAATGATTCTagctttgttgtttttgcttaAGTGTGCTTTGACTATTTGAggtcttttgtgcttccatatgaTGTTTAAGACTATTTTTCTAGCTATGTGAAGAAAAGTTATATGAGGATTACATTGAATATGTCAATTGCTTTGGGTATTAAGGgttttagcaatattaattcttccaatacATGAAAATAGGatgtatttcttttgtgtgtcctccttaatttattttcatcactgttttgaagtttttgttgtagagatcattcacttctttcattaaatttattccaaggtagtttttttaaaattaactattgTAATTGAgatttctttcatgttttctttctcaaCAATTCTGTTTTTGATGTATAATAAGGCTACTGATATTTGTTTGTTGACTTTGTACTTTCCAACTGAGGATACCACTGCATTCATTATCAGTTCCTgcattcatttatcagttctaatagttttttttattttggaggaaTTTTTGTATACAAATCTCTGTTTTTTCTGTATACAAATTCATGGTGTTTGCTAATAATTAGTTAACCTCCTCCTTTCCTACTTGgatgccctttctttctttctctcttcttactGTTTGAGTAAATGTGTTCAGTCCTGTTTGAAGAACAATGGAAGCCAACACCTTGCCTTCTTCCAGATCCTGCCAGAAACAATCTGAGGCTTTCCCTGTTCAGTATGATGTGGGTTAGGATTTAATATGCAGCCTCTGTGTTCAGGAACATTACGTTTATCTCTAGCTTTTCAAGGGTTTTTATAATAGAActgtgttgaattttatcaaatacctTTTCTGGGTCTGTTGACATATATgagtttttttggtgctgaggactgaacccaggggcacataaccacacAGCTGCATTCCCAGAccctttttttggtattttatttagagacagggtcttgctgagttgtttagggcctcactcaattgctgaggctggctttgaactcaagaccctcctgcctctgccttacaagttgctgagattataggctgccaccatgtccagcaagaTATATGATTTTTAATCCTTCATTCTGCCCCAGTACACTGTTACAGACCATAATAATTATGCAATGAAATTACATGTATCGACtttcatatattgaaccatcttCCATTCCTGTGGTTCACATGGGGTCATGATTTTTAAACCTTGTGCTGTGCTGATGGATTGAATTTGCTAGTGttttactgagaattttaaaTCTATGGTCATCAGGCTATTTGTGTTCCTTGTGCAGGTTTTGATATTAGGGCAATGCTGGTCTCATAGGATACATTTGGaagatttttcctttatttcaatatttccaaataatttgagaagaattgaCAGTTGTTCTGTAaacttttgataaaatttagGAGTGAAGCCATTTGCCCCTGGGCTTTAGTTTGTTGGAAGTCTGTTCCTGATGTACATCTGTTCTGTTAAGGTTTCTAGGTCCTTATGGTTCAATTTTGGTTGTTAAGTGTGTCTGGAAATTCATTCATTTCTGGATTTTCCAATTATGAGTGTGTGGTTTTTCAAGATATTCCCTAGGGATCTTCAGCTGTTGTATTAGTTGTAACATCTGTTTTTTCcattattgctttatttatttggatctttTCTCCTGGTTAGTATAATTAAAGGTttgtaaattgtattttatttttaaaaatcaactcttcattttattgatCCTTTGGTTATTTGCttatctcaaattattttatttaatgcatatttacttatttttatgtggtgctgaggattgaacccagtgcctcacatgtgctagacaagtactctaccaacagATTGATTTCAATATACCTTGGAGAGGATCTTTTTTggtcaaatttattaaaattctttgatCTTCCTAGCCTTGGATGTTCACATCTTTATCATAATTTGAAAGCTTTcagcatttatttcatttaataagtttagaaaatatcttttcctttctctttggaaACACCTATAATGAAAATGTTTCCTTGCTTTATGATGTCCCCTAAATTTTAAaggctttcttcattcttttaaatttatattctttttagcTGACAAGATTATATCAAAACCTGTCTTCATCCCTAGAAATTCTTTCTTCTGATTCTTTAGTTCTGTTATTGAAACTTTGAActgtaattttgtatttaattaactgaattctttctttatttcctctgatttctgattggttctttttttatttcatctatgtCTTTGTCCAATTTCTTCTACATATCATAACGTGTGTTTCTAACTTCTTTTATTGTCCATCTGTATTCTTCTGTCTcctcagttttcttaaaaatcatcCCTTGAATTCTTTCTCCAGCTGTTTAATTCTGCCCCAGTACACTGTTCCAGACCCTAAGAATGTGAGTGAGACACTCATCGTTGCACAGCTCCTGAGAGGCTGTGTCATTCCTAAGTGCACCTGACAAGCAGCCTGGCACAAATCTTTCACTGTTTTCTGTTAACAGGGCACTGCGTTGCAAAACCTGAGGTGATCTTCAAGCTGGAGCAAGGTGCTGGGCCGTGGACAGTAGGCGAAGCCCCGCACCAGTGCCTCCCAGGTCAGTCAGTGCATGCTGCGCAGGATGCCACGTTGAGCTGTTTTCATCTGTGTTTCCTCAGGTCCCAATCCTAAGGAAGCGGGGCTTGTGTGTCAGCCCCTTCCTTTGTACAGTCTCCAAGGAGTACTCTCTCATGTACACCCATGTTTATGTTCTCATAATGTATACTTCATTCAATTTTCCCAAACCCCCACCCCCCATATGGATCTTCTTGACATTTTGATTGGTTAGGTACTTTTTGTAAattctcactttttcttttttcctccatctTCATAGCCTCTTTTTCAAGCATTCATTTATGTGCTGAATTTTTCAGTACTTGTTGTTGATCTCTCATAAACACCATCCTTTTTATAATTGTGGGAACAACAGTAgtaaattaaacaaatgaatcTCTCAATAGAGCTTACATTTTGTTGAGACtgaaattaaatacatttatatttggtattaagaacacaaataatattttacctggataagaaaaagaaaaaaaaataggaaaggtcTAAAAAGAAGGCAGCTTCAAGggggttattatttatttacttgagcTTTTTTGAGATGACTATTTTCTAAGGTGTTATTTTAGGAAAGGTCTAAGGAGAAGACAGTTTTAAGGAGataattatttgtttgctttagtTTAATTTTGAGATAACTATTTTCTAAATGTGATACATGCTACAATAGATGGATATAAAATCTAGACTTGAGAATGGTCATTGTATTGAAGAAACAAATTTGGAAATCAGCagcttaaaacaaatatttaaataatggtCATTACAAGGACTTAGAGAATTGATATGGAACTGCAAAGAGAGACCAAGAATCAAGCCTCAGGTGGCATCAGAACCCACGTGACTGAGGAGAGCTGGCACAAGAGCATGCAAAGGGCTGGCCCTTGGCTCAAGTTGACAACTAGAGGCCAGGTGGCTAAAGGCTCAGATTTTGTGTGGGAGTTTTATTTCTAGTTAGCCATTTGCCTTTCTCTTTGTGGATATAATCCTAGAATAATGAACACAATTAATTTGTATAGGACATTCCATTTTCTATCAAAGCAGAGGCAGTTGAACCTTTAAGCACAAAAGAAAAGTCTGCCAAAGCAGTGAGTTACCAAGCTGGGTGCATGTGCCTGAAACTAAGGGGAAGTTCCAGGGCTACTGATCTGAAGTACCAGAAAGACATACATTTCAAAGATGAAGGGCACAGCGTGGATTGTAGAACCAAGTCGTTTAGTTCCATCAGGAAACATACTGCAGATTTCTGTACCCTTTATGGTTAATTCAGGTAAAATTAGGTCTTTGGAGGAAGCAATCTTCTAGAGTAGGGAAGAAGGCAATTTGTGCTTGTACAGCCCCCTAGATGTCTATCCCCTTTCCCCTGGAGGAATAAAGACTAAACAAACACAGATACCAATCCTTTTGTGGTCAGATGGCAGACAAGTGAACTGTGCATGCATCCCAACAGCAGGTAATCCTGGAATTCTTCCATTCCATATCTGAAAAAGCAGTGAAGTAGAGGAGATCACCTCTGTTGTCATCATAAGAAAAAACTAAAGcaaacaaatagacaaaagaaatggTAGATGAAAAGAACTCTGTTAAAACTCACAGCTAACCAGTAGGTTAATGTTTTAACTAAGTGTATCTGCATCTTTTAAAGAATAGAACAACTTAGAGCAACAAAGGCAAACATcatatgttattatttattaagttactttttttttgccATTCCTTCAGTAAGGACAAAGTCCCACAattcaatataattattttgcaaTCTTGTGTCATCAGGATAAGGAGCTTCTTTACCTTTGTTTTAGAATTCTGTAAGAAAGTTTCACGTGTTGTTAATGAATATGGtgatttgtatataattttagatGAACAGAAAGTGAATGGTCTGAATGAGACAAGCCAGGAAAAGCAAGAGAGACATTTCTGGCAAATTGGACTCCCCAACAGCAGCACCTCAACTGAGGAGAAGTTCACATTAGGAACAAGGTTTAATTTGAGCTCAAAGCAGGTTTCAAGTCTAGCTCCAAAGAGTGGGCCAGAGGGGCTTGATGTGTGGTAGAAGGAGCTTCTCCCTAGTGAGCCTGAGGAGGTGCAGGCTGGAGAGGAGCCTAGTGGTCTTAGCATTCCTTAAAGAAACCTATTATCAAAACCCAAATATGAATCACCACTCCCCCCACACCTGTCTTCTGTTAGGTGGGTGTAGAGGAGCCCTGGAATGTACATCAACAGTCATCACAGAGGAAAGAGGGCCAAGACTAACTACAGAGGCTGGACAGAGGAGGACCCAGGAGGGTTTCCCTGAGGATGCCCCACAGGAAGCAAGTGTgagggctgagggaggaagaaggtGGTGCCCTGGGAAGTGGAGGTGGGATCGAAGGGTCTGAGGAGATATCACTGAACACCTTTTGCTTCATTGTGATCcacatttctttgtttcctttttgagCACAGGGAGGGCAAAAGGTTCTCCTGACATCTGGTTTCAGCTGGTACCTGCTCTCCCTCCAAAGAGAACCTGAGGGCTGTCTCAGCTCACGGAGAATCCCTGTCCTCTCTGCCACCTTCTAGAAGCCACAGACTTGTTAGATGGTCTGTGTCTActtaggaaaaattaataaactggTAAACTTCTGCTCAACCAGTTCAGTGGATAAAAAGACAAGTTacagctgggcgtggtgatgcttgcctgtaatcccagtggctctgaaaactgagacaggaggatcatgagttcaaagccagcctcagcaagttagtgagacactaagaaatttattgagaccctgtttcaaaataaaatactaaaaaaggaggcttggaatgtggctagtggttaagtgcccctgggttccatccccaataccaaaaataaataaataaataaataaatatataaaataaataaaaataaaaagacaagttagagaatgagagaaaatgcaAGCAAGTGGCCATGCCTGtcttcccagctactcaggaggctaagacaggaggatcacctcAGCCTCAGCTCTTAGTGAGACTccccgtctcaaaaaataataataataaatataaaggactgggatgtagatcagtgataaagtgccccagGTTTAATCcacagtatctccacattaaaaagaaagaaaaagaaaatgcaaaccacACTTTGAGCAAAGGACTACTACCTTGAGTGTTTAAGGTATTCTTAAAACTCTACAATGATGAAAACAGACAGTCCTTTCAGAGAATGGCAAAAGAATTGAGAAGACTTGATTAAAGAGAATATAATATAAAGGGAGGTCATTCAACATCCTGGGGATTCCTGAACTAAGATGAGTGAGCAAATGGTCAAGCCAAGAGACTAGTGCATCCAAGGCCCAGGACAACActtagcaaagaaaaataaattgtcaaCACACAGGAGTTTGGATGATTCCTCAGAAATTCacactaaaaaatacaaaagcttACACACTGCCTGAGTCTAGTCAAGCAACACCGGTGAGATGATCAGATGATACAGCGGAGGGCAGCATCAAGGCTGTCAGCGGTTAAGGATGTGGCAAGGCTGGTGAGGGGCAAAGGTGACAACAAGAGGAAGACAGGAGTGGCCCTCAGCACTGGAGGCCTTCTGCATCCTGACTGCAGCTGTGAGCACCTGATGAGGCCACAACACAGGGTTTCAAGAGGTCAACAGGGAAGGCTGGGTAAAGGGCACAGAGGTCTCTCATCGCCATTTCTAACTTGGTGTGTAACTGAAATTACCTCAATATAAAACATTTGATTCTTTTGAAGAGCTCAGGCTTCAGGACAAAGCTAGATGACTATGCAAGTCACTTCCCTGCTCATGGGGTGAAAAGGATTGAATTAGTAAGAGCTGAATGGTCCAAGAACAGAGCTTAGTGCAGAGGAGAGCTCCCAGGTGGCTGTCAGAGATGGGTCTTCTTAGGGTGCTCTCTTTTTTTGaactcttaaaaaaatcattttaatgatcCTCTACCAtacaaaatttattcaaattacATCTATTTGAAGTGGTAAGATCACAGCTAGAGAACAGGTCACCCGTATTGAATCTATTTACAAAATCCATCATAAAAGCTTTTgtgttgttggtgttttctttttaacattataTTACATGTTTTCTTTTGTAAACTAGCGTAGAACACAAAGCTAAACTGATTGTAATTTGCCTACTCCAAGTCTTGGGAGAAATACTTCCTTTTTTACAAAATGGCATACCCCATATGAAGAAACCCCCTCACCCTGACGCATACCACCTGACCTGCTCCGTACGGCCCCTTCCTCCAGATGCTCTGCACCCCCTCTTGGCCCTGGCATGCAgagttcttccttcctctttcccaaaAGCTAAAGCTTTAAACACTGCAATTCTATTTATAGATCCACACATATGAAAACAAGAACCacatgaaatacaaaaacaagGTGACATTCTTAAAAAAACTACAAACCAGCTAGGAAATATTCTGGTAGGGTTTACAAATTAATTACTATTTTTGTACAAAATTGCTAAATAATGAAAAGGTGAGTCAATTACATGTCCACTTAAGTAAAGCGATTGCTATACATAACTCTGTACATATGAACACACGCCTAACACTGTTTGACAGCTCATGTGTTGGCTGCTGTACACTCTTATTTTCTAAGGCTCATGCAGTCATAATCCACACTTGTAACTCTTAgccaattttttaattaatttatttatttcaattaggtatatatggcagaagaatgcattttgattcattgtacacaattacagtacaactttttatttctctggttgtacatgatgtatcATCATACCATAtatacagtcatacatgtacctagggtaatgatgtccactcattccaccatttttttctgcccccatgcaccctcaccaccttccctcccctttgcccaatcacagttcctccatttttctcatgcctCCCCtgaccccattatggatcagcattcacttattagagagaacattcagcctttggttttttgagattggcttactttgcttagcatgatattttccaactccatccgttaacctgcaaatgccataattttattctctttgaatgttgagaatgttccattgtgtatgcataccacagtttctttatccattcatctattgaggggcatctactttgcttccacagtttagttattgtgaattgagctgctatgaacattgatgtggctgtaatagtatgctgattttaagttctttgagtacagaccaaggagtgggatagctgggtcaaatggtgtctATGATATTTTGACTTTTACTGACATGTATACTCAATTAATTTAGTATGATGACCATACTAAATTTTATACTTAATAGACATGGACATTCATGTTTTATTCCTTACTTATGAAAACACATTATATCTCCAATACTTAAATTTTTTCTCTACTATCAAGTTgtatttacacatttaaaaaaattttttttcgttgttgatggacttttataaTCACttatttgtaagtggtgctgagaatctaacccagtgcctcacacatgctaggcaagcatgctactgctgagccacaaccccagcccttgtattAACACATTTTTTAGCACCAATTGATTTCCACATGCTTCATGATGGACAATTATCTTTGTTATATCAGGTTGTAGTGGCACACCCTTTCTCCatagaaaagtcttaactgggcttctccagaaatcttcaccatggctgattttaggactgtcaggaAAAGAGTCTCTTTAAAGGGTTTAATGTAGGTAAACTTCCAATTTTCGttttgccctgttttacttggccactggctgggaagaaatatagagaagaagctctccccttctcaggtgttgttctTGAAACTTGCACAAatagtgaaagaaaggaaaaaactgcttttatgtgaacttctgcagactgtaaacttctgagcccctccccttatatgctgggtataaaattctaaaactacctaaacttggggttcaggggattgattgattacagcagcagctgtgccctctgaacctggttgcagctaaataaaactgtttc containing:
- the LOC114080841 gene encoding zinc finger protein 809-like; this translates as MQGMVSFKYVSVDFTWEEWQDLEEAQRTFYRDVMLETYSSLVSLGHCVAKPEVIFKLEQGAGPWTVGEAPHQCLPGWTLESEALI